One Candidatus Obscuribacterales bacterium genomic window carries:
- a CDS encoding WG repeat-containing protein has translation MNGIDKTGHVLSQSKPQKLRGRNFQTLLASSYSDGLKPVRDEYPPHRFGYVDKKGQQVIPCKFDNAMSFSEGLAPAKTFGLWGYIDKQGNFIIQPQFSEAQPFHLGQALVLPGYGPYQEKARKSGNGP, from the coding sequence ATGAATGGTATAGATAAGACTGGGCATGTACTTTCCCAATCCAAACCTCAAAAACTTCGCGGTCGAAATTTTCAAACACTGTTAGCATCTAGTTATTCCGATGGATTAAAACCTGTCAGAGATGAATATCCACCACATCGATTCGGATATGTGGACAAGAAAGGGCAACAAGTAATTCCCTGCAAATTCGATAATGCAATGTCCTTTTCTGAAGGATTGGCGCCGGCAAAAACCTTTGGTCTCTGGGGTTATATCGATAAGCAAGGCAATTTCATAATTCAGCCTCAATTCAGCGAAGCTCAACCTTTCCATTTAGGACAGGCTCTGGTTTTGCCAGGATATGGTCCCTACCAAGAAAAAGCACGCAAGTCTGGAAATGGTCCATAA
- a CDS encoding BrnT family toxin, giving the protein MDFEFDPAKSQSNKEKHGIDFVGAQQIWDDPDRFELPARSDDEPRHLMIGKIDNKHWSAFFSFRLQKIRLISVRRSRKEEKELYES; this is encoded by the coding sequence GTGGACTTCGAATTTGATCCCGCAAAGAGTCAATCCAACAAAGAAAAGCATGGAATCGATTTTGTTGGAGCCCAGCAGATCTGGGATGATCCCGATAGATTTGAATTACCAGCTCGAAGTGATGACGAACCAAGACATCTAATGATTGGGAAAATTGATAATAAACATTGGTCGGCATTCTTCTCATTTAGACTTCAAAAAATAAGACTCATATCCGTAAGACGATCAAGAAAAGAAGAGAAAGAACTCTATGAAAGCTAA